A region of Vibrio chagasii DNA encodes the following proteins:
- the rfaD gene encoding ADP-glyceromanno-heptose 6-epimerase, with protein MIIVTGGAGMIGSNIVKALNEAGHNDILVVDNLKDGKKFKNLVDLDITDYMDRDDFLTQVMAGDDFGHIEAIFHEGACSATTEWDGKYMMLNNYEYSKELLHYCVEREIPFLYASSAATYGETDTFIEEREYEGALNVYGYSKQQFDNYVRRLAADAAAHNETLSQIVGFRYFNVYGPREQHKGSMASVAFHLNNQMNSGENPKLFAGSETFKRDFVYVGDVAAVNLWFLESGVSGIFNLGTGNAESFEEVAKAVIKHHGKGEIETIPFPEQLKGAYQEFTQADLTKLRNTGCDIEFKSVADGVAEYMKLINA; from the coding sequence ATGATTATCGTAACCGGTGGTGCTGGCATGATTGGCAGCAATATTGTTAAGGCGCTTAACGAAGCGGGCCACAACGATATTCTAGTCGTCGACAACTTAAAAGACGGTAAGAAGTTCAAAAACCTAGTAGACTTAGACATCACAGATTATATGGATCGTGATGACTTTCTAACTCAAGTAATGGCTGGCGATGACTTCGGTCATATTGAAGCGATTTTCCACGAAGGTGCATGCTCTGCGACCACTGAGTGGGATGGTAAGTACATGATGCTTAACAACTATGAGTACTCAAAAGAACTGCTTCATTACTGTGTTGAACGTGAAATTCCATTCCTATATGCCTCTTCCGCTGCGACATATGGTGAAACTGACACTTTCATTGAAGAGCGCGAATATGAAGGAGCATTGAACGTATACGGCTACTCTAAACAACAGTTCGATAACTACGTTCGTCGCCTAGCAGCTGATGCAGCAGCGCACAACGAAACACTTTCGCAAATCGTTGGCTTCAGATACTTCAATGTTTATGGCCCGCGTGAACAACATAAAGGTAGCATGGCATCCGTTGCCTTCCACCTGAACAATCAAATGAATTCTGGTGAAAATCCAAAACTGTTTGCAGGCAGCGAAACCTTCAAGCGAGATTTTGTTTATGTTGGTGATGTAGCGGCAGTAAACCTCTGGTTCTTAGAAAGTGGCGTTTCTGGTATTTTTAATCTAGGCACTGGCAATGCAGAGTCCTTTGAAGAAGTCGCAAAAGCCGTGATTAAACACCACGGCAAAGGAGAAATTGAAACCATCCCATTCCCAGAGCAACTAAAAGGCGCTTATCAAGAGTTTACGCAAGCCGACTTAACTAAGCTACGTAATACAGGCTGCGATATTGAATTTAAGTCTGTCGCCGATGGCGTTGCCGAATACATGAAGCTTATTAATGCATAA
- the lpxM gene encoding lauroyl-Kdo(2)-lipid IV(A) myristoyltransferase (LpxM is lauroyl-Kdo(2)-lipid IV(A) myristoyltransferase, an enzyme characterized in Escherichia coli and involved in biosynthesis of the form of lipid A found in that species and some closely related species.) — translation MTTQRNDFDPKAYNPEFEWGFLAPKYWVTWIAVLLSSLVSFLPNSIRLAMAKFIAKQAVKVKNKANRRARVNLEMCFPEQSIEQREALLYKSYVTSISFLMGFASLTLKSKDWLESNTSINGLSNLTDITDSGDNVILLVPHTWAIDIPAVLLASRNLPVSAMAKAQKNKLSDWLMHRQRVQYGGRVYDRSGGIKPFIKSVRDGYLGYYLPDEDLGREHSVFVDFFATQKATISGLGRLSKLSKAKIVPLFAQYDSNTGQYTLDFYPALPFPTGSEEEDARMMNQCIEAYVGNNPEQYMWILRLLKTRPDTNHNPYAV, via the coding sequence ATGACCACACAACGCAATGACTTTGACCCAAAAGCATACAATCCTGAGTTTGAATGGGGCTTTCTAGCACCTAAATACTGGGTTACCTGGATCGCTGTGCTACTGTCTTCGTTAGTTAGTTTTTTACCTAATAGCATTCGTTTAGCTATGGCGAAATTTATCGCTAAACAAGCTGTGAAGGTCAAGAATAAAGCCAACCGTCGCGCTCGTGTAAACCTTGAGATGTGTTTTCCTGAGCAATCAATCGAACAACGCGAAGCACTCCTTTATAAGTCTTACGTTACATCCATCTCATTTTTGATGGGCTTTGCATCACTAACCCTTAAAAGCAAAGATTGGCTAGAGAGTAATACGTCGATAAACGGCCTGAGCAACCTAACCGATATTACGGATAGTGGCGATAATGTTATCTTGTTAGTACCACACACATGGGCGATCGATATCCCAGCAGTGTTACTCGCGTCACGTAATCTACCTGTATCTGCAATGGCGAAAGCCCAGAAAAACAAGCTCAGTGACTGGTTGATGCACCGTCAGCGCGTACAATACGGCGGCCGAGTTTATGACCGCAGCGGTGGTATAAAGCCTTTCATTAAGTCTGTAAGGGATGGTTACCTAGGTTATTACCTCCCAGATGAGGATCTTGGTCGCGAGCATAGTGTCTTCGTTGATTTTTTTGCTACACAAAAAGCAACTATTTCAGGCCTTGGTCGATTATCTAAGCTGAGCAAGGCTAAAATTGTTCCACTATTCGCTCAATACGATAGCAACACAGGCCAATACACTCTGGACTTCTACCCTGCTTTACCCTTTCCGACAGGAAGCGAAGAAGAGGATGCGCGTATGATGAACCAGTGCATTGAAGCTTACGTAGGTAATAATCCAGAGCAATACATGTGGATATTACGTTTGTTGAAAACTCGCCCTGACACTAATCATAATCCATATGCAGTATAA
- a CDS encoding O-antigen ligase family protein, which yields MKNSITSSLILLPYFYLFIFIAILPGGEKNMVVGALISIFASLVVISKQNIKQNLSNYTFWIVLLFTTFISLKYLLQSASPSMLRATLSVSLLMLVFPLRLINQRSLMWMSFVGSIALTAFISYHLLYLGTRRGDLLLNAIPYSTLCGTIAVLALYQFIETKKLLPIATTLLSVSSILISETRGVWLALLCAFSILLFTYLRTQKKRWKILGAMLTIFFTISFVFKDQLTERYEKTEREYAAIQSGDYGTSIGLRFQMWQAATEIGKRNFWIGAGSEHKEVFLNLVDEGLIERSLAKFHPDQYHNQFFENFAKMGIIGLIFTLMLFFVPLYYAATKRNEKSSLIFSLVAFYFIACLTDSPLWYAETTLMYLMLIIPLCNDQLSFKQKIKTN from the coding sequence ATGAAAAATAGTATTACTAGTAGTTTAATATTACTCCCTTATTTCTACCTATTTATCTTTATCGCCATCTTACCTGGCGGTGAAAAGAATATGGTCGTTGGGGCCCTTATTTCTATCTTTGCAAGTTTAGTTGTTATATCAAAACAAAACATAAAGCAGAACTTATCTAATTATACTTTTTGGATCGTTCTGTTATTTACCACTTTCATATCTCTAAAATATCTATTGCAAAGCGCAAGCCCAAGTATGCTTCGAGCTACATTATCGGTATCACTACTTATGCTTGTATTCCCTTTAAGACTAATCAATCAACGGTCTTTAATGTGGATGTCATTTGTTGGTTCGATTGCCCTTACAGCTTTTATAAGCTATCACCTGCTGTACTTAGGTACACGCCGAGGAGATCTTCTTCTCAATGCTATCCCATATTCCACTCTCTGTGGAACTATAGCTGTCCTTGCTCTCTATCAATTTATAGAGACAAAGAAATTACTACCTATCGCGACCACACTGCTGTCAGTTAGTAGTATCTTAATATCGGAAACCAGAGGGGTTTGGTTGGCTCTGTTATGCGCATTCTCGATTTTGCTCTTTACTTACCTCAGAACCCAAAAAAAGCGTTGGAAAATTTTAGGAGCAATGCTCACCATCTTCTTTACTATCTCTTTTGTATTCAAAGACCAACTAACAGAAAGGTACGAGAAAACTGAAAGAGAATACGCTGCGATTCAAAGTGGTGACTATGGCACGTCTATCGGTCTAAGATTTCAGATGTGGCAAGCAGCAACAGAGATTGGTAAACGCAATTTTTGGATAGGTGCAGGGTCAGAGCATAAAGAGGTATTCTTAAATCTAGTTGATGAGGGGCTAATCGAGCGGAGTCTGGCTAAATTCCACCCGGATCAGTATCATAACCAGTTTTTTGAAAACTTCGCAAAAATGGGAATTATTGGATTAATTTTTACATTGATGTTGTTTTTCGTACCGCTATATTATGCAGCAACCAAAAGAAATGAAAAAAGCAGCTTAATATTTTCTTTAGTCGCTTTCTATTTTATAGCTTGCTTAACTGATTCACCACTTTGGTATGCAGAGACGACTCTAATGTATCTAATGCTGATAATTCCGTTATGTAATGATCAACTCTCTTTCAAACAAAAAATAAAGACGAACTAG
- a CDS encoding glycosyltransferase family 4 protein translates to MNILIFSSYKDAWNSVRPEAEMFIEMSRLGHNITIVTQGDADYVSRFIDCGIKIIDCYPKKKICLSAIKVLRTELKSKTYDIVYAMNSKTIPNAAFACIGFKKTRLVTYRGTVGGLYRHDPSAYLTHLHPRVNGISCVAQAVADDVKKRVWKIKENVKAIYKGHDMSWYQAKPADLTQLGIPKDSIIVICIANARPSKGVHILLDSMRQLVDIPNLHLALVGRDMDTPENLLLSEKSGMAKRIHFLGYRKDVPELLAASDIQIQPSISGEGLPKTIIEAMAMGVPSIVTTTGGGKELLLDGESGFVVPVKDSTAIAEKIRFLSQDKTKRIEMGEKAKGRIRDEFSTQATAEQHISFFKSLF, encoded by the coding sequence ATGAATATTTTGATTTTTAGCTCCTATAAAGATGCATGGAATAGCGTTAGACCCGAAGCAGAAATGTTCATTGAAATGTCTCGTCTTGGGCATAATATTACGATTGTAACTCAAGGTGATGCTGACTATGTTAGCCGGTTCATAGATTGTGGTATAAAAATCATCGACTGCTATCCAAAGAAAAAGATTTGTTTATCAGCAATAAAAGTGCTTCGCACAGAGTTAAAAAGTAAAACATATGACATCGTCTATGCGATGAACTCTAAGACTATACCAAATGCGGCGTTCGCTTGTATCGGGTTCAAAAAGACTCGATTAGTGACATACCGAGGGACTGTTGGTGGTCTCTACCGCCATGATCCATCAGCTTACCTAACTCACCTACACCCACGAGTTAATGGTATTAGTTGTGTAGCCCAAGCTGTAGCTGATGACGTAAAGAAACGAGTTTGGAAAATTAAAGAAAATGTCAAAGCCATTTATAAAGGTCATGACATGAGCTGGTACCAAGCTAAGCCTGCAGACCTTACTCAATTAGGTATTCCCAAAGATTCAATTATTGTAATTTGTATCGCTAACGCACGACCGAGTAAAGGTGTACACATACTTCTAGACAGTATGCGCCAGCTCGTTGATATCCCTAATCTACATCTTGCTCTCGTTGGGAGAGATATGGATACACCCGAGAATCTATTGCTGTCGGAAAAAAGTGGCATGGCAAAACGTATTCACTTTTTAGGTTATCGAAAGGATGTCCCTGAACTGCTAGCAGCAAGCGACATCCAAATCCAGCCATCGATCAGCGGGGAGGGGCTACCCAAAACTATCATTGAAGCAATGGCAATGGGCGTACCATCAATAGTAACAACGACTGGTGGTGGTAAAGAACTCCTTTTAGATGGCGAATCAGGATTTGTTGTACCAGTTAAAGACAGCACTGCCATCGCCGAAAAAATTCGATTTCTAAGCCAAGACAAAACCAAACGAATTGAGATGGGAGAAAAAGCTAAGGGAAGAATTCGTGACGAATTCTCCACTCAGGCAACAGCAGAGCAACACATTAGTTTTTTCAAGTCACTATTTTAA
- a CDS encoding glycosyltransferase has product MKEILDDVVVALFTYNQDKYTRESILSIFNQTVWPRKLMIFDDGSSDYTEEVIKDALKDKPIGLDVEVEISLKNSGLATQINKLRGKFSQTLIITQHCDDIAVPTRIEEQYRLWKSEQKPTLILSQFDCIDEDSNVVSRRDTSEKFNFDVDTLIKRKIMPSGCSMAIDSSLFNDFPPIDAKVINEDRIFLFRSLLKGKAIKIMSSLILYRHEVGNSTLKMETKSAFISSWRTILLRESYDLPMTIKDCGHIGAHEYVPKLITRQKYIALLLNLFNAKYDTKMEAWLAFFSAKLPYRLVSGYRHKVRGYFKSIK; this is encoded by the coding sequence ATGAAAGAAATATTAGATGACGTTGTTGTCGCACTGTTTACTTATAACCAAGATAAATATACAAGAGAGTCTATCCTGTCCATATTTAATCAGACAGTGTGGCCTAGAAAGTTAATGATCTTTGATGACGGCTCAAGCGATTACACCGAAGAAGTTATTAAAGATGCTTTAAAAGATAAGCCTATTGGGTTGGATGTCGAGGTAGAAATTAGCCTTAAAAACTCTGGACTAGCAACTCAAATAAACAAACTTCGAGGGAAATTTAGTCAAACACTTATCATCACTCAGCATTGTGACGATATTGCAGTTCCTACACGCATTGAAGAGCAATACAGGTTATGGAAGTCTGAACAAAAACCAACGCTGATTTTAAGTCAATTTGACTGTATTGATGAAGATTCTAATGTTGTATCTAGAAGAGATACATCAGAAAAGTTTAACTTTGATGTGGACACTCTGATTAAACGAAAAATCATGCCATCAGGATGCTCAATGGCTATAGACAGCTCTTTATTCAATGACTTCCCTCCGATTGATGCAAAGGTTATTAATGAAGATAGGATTTTTTTGTTTAGAAGCCTTCTGAAGGGGAAGGCTATAAAAATAATGAGTTCTCTAATTTTGTATCGCCATGAAGTAGGTAATAGCACACTCAAAATGGAGACAAAGAGTGCTTTTATATCATCTTGGCGAACTATATTACTTAGGGAGTCTTATGACTTACCTATGACTATAAAAGATTGTGGGCATATTGGCGCCCATGAATATGTCCCCAAGCTTATTACTCGCCAGAAGTATATTGCTTTACTACTCAACTTATTCAATGCTAAGTACGACACTAAAATGGAAGCTTGGCTTGCGTTCTTTTCTGCTAAGCTTCCGTATCGACTAGTCTCTGGCTATAGACATAAGGTTAGAGGATATTTTAAGAGCATTAAGTGA
- a CDS encoding WavE lipopolysaccharide synthesis family protein translates to MIDFKDITVVVQGPVQNFNDRPQEPNITIKCLNSVREHLPGAQIILSTWPEQDLTGLEFDELVISPDPGSNSRNYTLKGEPQKYNNNRQIVSSVEGLKRVKTKYALKLRSDNYLTSNHFVELQQKYLKRSDVDAFLEERVVVCDIFSRKYAKGYPVAYHISDFFYFGLTKDVLSLWNFPLFKDFEPSGSQQISPGYPNFIIDCTQALFLAALKQFDSSIRLEHLLDRSHRAIERSNQIIANNLVVAPASELGLGLCLKFLGKARVSRTSGKVAHIQLFEWELLYKRYCDRDYKITKYYRKQFWVFLLRCIHIFPTRFETASKLKKRKKKISKASQ, encoded by the coding sequence GTGATTGACTTTAAAGATATAACTGTTGTGGTTCAGGGGCCTGTTCAAAATTTTAATGATCGCCCTCAAGAACCTAATATTACGATTAAATGCTTAAATTCGGTCCGGGAGCACCTACCTGGCGCGCAAATTATTCTGTCTACTTGGCCTGAACAAGACCTCACAGGGTTAGAGTTTGATGAGCTTGTCATTTCCCCTGATCCAGGTAGTAACAGTCGTAACTACACATTAAAAGGTGAGCCTCAGAAGTATAATAATAACCGTCAAATTGTATCTTCTGTTGAAGGGTTGAAAAGAGTCAAGACTAAGTATGCTCTAAAACTTCGTAGTGATAACTATCTAACCTCTAATCATTTTGTAGAGCTGCAGCAAAAGTACTTAAAGCGCTCTGATGTCGACGCATTTCTTGAAGAACGTGTTGTGGTTTGTGATATTTTTTCTAGGAAATATGCCAAAGGTTATCCAGTTGCATACCATATAAGTGATTTCTTTTACTTTGGGTTAACCAAAGATGTTCTCTCTTTATGGAACTTCCCGTTATTTAAAGATTTTGAACCGTCAGGAAGCCAGCAGATCAGTCCTGGCTATCCCAATTTTATCATAGACTGTACGCAGGCACTTTTTCTTGCTGCGCTCAAACAATTTGATTCATCCATTCGACTTGAGCATTTATTGGATCGTAGTCATAGAGCAATTGAGCGTTCCAATCAAATTATTGCAAACAATCTGGTTGTCGCGCCCGCTAGTGAATTGGGGCTCGGGTTGTGTTTGAAGTTTTTAGGCAAAGCAAGAGTGTCGAGAACCTCTGGAAAGGTTGCACACATTCAACTCTTCGAGTGGGAGTTGTTGTATAAGCGTTATTGCGATCGCGACTATAAAATTACTAAGTACTATAGGAAACAATTTTGGGTTTTCTTACTACGCTGCATACATATATTCCCAACGAGGTTTGAAACAGCTAGCAAGTTAAAAAAGAGAAAGAAAAAAATTAGTAAGGCTTCCCAATGA
- a CDS encoding glycosyltransferase: MNTKKIAFVLSGNYHTSLYLVTRDVVKELRQGGWQVDYVFIERPEEDLKDNDQYVDIHGLSNQSQRSLSGFKFRLLKYTFGRHIYQFLCSRYFSRQLDSHLQGYDAAIVHGSIFISFSSMSLPHYGVLHSCKYDNFLGRRKGLSKVFHQLVYQSVYSGKRLLAVSNSVKADMLDKMRATPTSLETIYNGFDFSDLARRAELGVTERIPDKFIMAAGRPDRTKRFDVLIRAYAKTKRTHKLVIFGEGRKLKDLKQLAEQLGVIDDVVFWGFCKNLLPYYKKASAYILSSDVEGLPTVVVESLALNTPVVATDVGGVGELLSGRLSEWIVPKGDVDSLAKKIDLVLGHPPKVGPDDIPFLSNQVVSRHYSKLIEKLCD, translated from the coding sequence ATGAACACGAAGAAGATAGCGTTTGTGTTAAGTGGTAATTACCACACGAGTTTATACCTTGTAACCCGCGATGTAGTTAAAGAGCTACGTCAAGGTGGCTGGCAAGTTGATTATGTTTTTATTGAACGCCCTGAGGAAGACTTAAAGGATAACGATCAGTATGTTGACATCCATGGTCTTAGTAACCAAAGTCAACGCAGTTTGTCTGGTTTTAAGTTTAGGCTCCTAAAATACACTTTTGGAAGACATATCTATCAATTCTTATGCAGCAGATACTTCAGTCGACAGCTGGATTCACATTTGCAAGGTTATGATGCTGCCATAGTTCATGGCTCAATATTTATTAGCTTCAGCTCTATGTCTTTACCGCATTATGGTGTTTTACATAGCTGTAAGTACGATAACTTCTTAGGAAGAAGGAAGGGACTATCGAAAGTTTTTCATCAGCTAGTTTACCAGTCTGTATACAGTGGCAAAAGATTGTTAGCTGTATCTAACTCTGTAAAAGCCGATATGTTAGATAAGATGAGAGCGACACCAACTAGTCTTGAAACAATTTATAATGGATTTGATTTTTCTGATTTAGCGAGGCGTGCTGAATTAGGCGTTACAGAGAGAATTCCTGATAAGTTTATAATGGCTGCGGGGCGTCCAGATCGAACAAAGCGTTTTGATGTATTAATTCGAGCTTACGCAAAAACGAAGAGAACTCATAAGTTGGTGATCTTTGGTGAAGGGCGCAAACTTAAGGATCTTAAGCAACTAGCGGAGCAGTTAGGTGTCATTGATGATGTCGTCTTTTGGGGGTTCTGTAAAAACCTATTACCTTATTATAAAAAGGCCAGTGCCTATATTTTAAGCTCTGACGTTGAAGGTTTACCGACTGTTGTCGTTGAAAGCTTGGCGTTAAATACTCCTGTAGTGGCAACGGATGTTGGTGGTGTTGGTGAGCTACTTTCTGGTCGATTATCCGAATGGATCGTTCCTAAAGGAGATGTTGATAGTCTTGCTAAGAAAATCGATTTAGTGCTGGGGCATCCTCCGAAAGTGGGGCCGGACGACATTCCATTTTTATCAAATCAAGTGGTTAGCAGACACTACTCTAAACTGATCGAGAAACTTTGTGATTGA
- a CDS encoding HAD hydrolase family protein, whose protein sequence is MKRLIVDLDGTITTADTSDYRNVSPDLEVISRLREYRAKGFSITISTARNMRTYEGNVGKINIHTLPIITEWLDKHDVPYDEILVGKPWCGHEGFYIDDKAIRPSEFRKMSLDEIYNLLDEER, encoded by the coding sequence ATGAAAAGACTAATTGTTGACCTAGACGGCACCATAACAACTGCCGACACCTCTGATTATAGAAATGTATCTCCAGATTTAGAGGTTATCTCACGCCTACGAGAATATAGAGCTAAAGGCTTTAGTATTACGATTTCAACAGCAAGAAATATGCGTACTTACGAGGGGAATGTAGGTAAGATAAACATTCATACTTTACCTATAATTACTGAATGGCTAGATAAGCATGATGTACCTTATGATGAAATCTTAGTTGGGAAGCCATGGTGTGGGCATGAGGGCTTCTACATCGATGACAAAGCAATTCGTCCATCTGAGTTTCGAAAAATGTCGTTAGATGAGATCTATAATCTACTTGATGAGGAGCGCTAA
- a CDS encoding phosphotransferase, producing the protein MFLIMSAAYVGQDLRAEFGSIPPAFLPLGNRRLFQHQVAKVPKGKSIYLSVPKSYPVQEFDRLWLEEHNVTLLPIPDNLSLGESLMAALALIEHSFDTDLSILYGDTLITPPSTQDVVSISKTDSTYNWATVDEGKPEWLDTEGANIGVHSQVVSGYFNFASPRTLIRCLSQTHWNFLQALSLYHDINGIQTCQCDDWLDFGHINTYYRSKALYTTQRAFNELTITADWIEKSSAKDKKIAAESNWFKTLPSSLKHFAPQYLGEKKVDKRTAYRLEYLYNIALNELFVFAHLPEMTWKQILDQMLSFLSACQKEKAPLEAATDSLDSLFSGKTEQRLQEFCQDRSYDWELPWRFNGKASLSLKALYEATLDDIPKGQQPSLMHGDFCFSNILYDFRKDRIKVIDPRGITSSNIQSIYGHIQYDIAKICHSVIGLYDWIIAGYYQVDTHDYRINFSLADTEHLTSIQQMFIDALTKHCALSESALYAMQIQLFLSMLPLHSDDPERQDALMANAYRLYYLMLENKK; encoded by the coding sequence TTGTTCTTAATTATGTCTGCAGCCTATGTTGGTCAAGATCTAAGAGCCGAGTTTGGTTCGATTCCACCCGCTTTTCTACCTCTGGGTAATCGACGATTATTTCAACATCAAGTTGCAAAGGTTCCGAAAGGAAAGAGTATCTATTTATCTGTACCTAAATCTTACCCGGTACAGGAATTTGACCGTCTGTGGTTAGAGGAACATAACGTCACCCTATTGCCAATTCCCGACAACCTATCATTGGGTGAATCTTTGATGGCTGCTTTAGCTCTAATTGAGCATTCTTTTGATACTGATTTAAGCATTCTCTATGGTGACACTCTAATAACTCCACCGAGTACACAAGATGTTGTGTCAATATCCAAAACGGACAGTACATACAATTGGGCAACCGTTGATGAAGGAAAACCTGAATGGCTTGATACCGAGGGCGCTAACATTGGCGTGCATAGCCAAGTTGTTAGTGGTTACTTTAATTTTGCCTCACCAAGGACCTTAATTCGCTGCCTGAGCCAAACACATTGGAACTTTTTACAAGCGCTAAGCCTTTATCATGATATCAATGGTATCCAAACCTGCCAGTGTGATGATTGGTTAGACTTCGGTCATATCAATACCTATTACCGTTCTAAAGCCCTCTACACAACACAGCGAGCGTTTAACGAACTCACGATTACTGCTGATTGGATTGAAAAAAGTAGCGCAAAAGATAAAAAAATTGCAGCTGAGTCTAACTGGTTCAAGACACTTCCGAGCTCGCTAAAACACTTTGCACCACAGTACCTGGGAGAAAAAAAAGTCGATAAACGAACTGCTTATCGCCTTGAATATTTATACAACATCGCTCTGAATGAACTATTTGTATTCGCTCACCTCCCGGAGATGACTTGGAAGCAGATCTTAGATCAGATGCTTTCTTTTCTATCTGCATGTCAGAAGGAAAAAGCCCCCCTTGAGGCGGCAACTGACTCCTTAGATAGTCTATTTTCTGGTAAAACAGAACAACGGCTGCAAGAGTTTTGTCAAGATAGAAGCTACGATTGGGAGCTTCCGTGGCGTTTTAACGGCAAAGCCTCTTTGAGTTTAAAAGCACTTTATGAAGCCACTCTGGATGATATACCAAAAGGCCAACAACCAAGCTTAATGCATGGCGACTTTTGTTTTAGCAATATACTTTACGATTTCCGAAAAGATCGAATCAAAGTAATAGATCCGAGAGGAATTACCTCGAGTAATATCCAAAGCATTTATGGACACATCCAATATGACATAGCAAAAATATGTCATTCTGTTATCGGATTATACGATTGGATCATCGCTGGCTATTATCAAGTTGATACACATGACTATCGAATAAACTTTTCTCTTGCTGATACCGAACATTTAACCAGTATCCAACAGATGTTTATTGATGCATTAACTAAACACTGCGCTTTGTCAGAATCAGCATTGTATGCAATGCAAATTCAACTGTTTTTATCTATGCTTCCATTACATAGTGATGATCCAGAACGACAAGACGCTCTGATGGCTAACGCCTACAGACTCTATTATCTAATGCTAGAGAACAAGAAATGA
- a CDS encoding glycosyltransferase family 2 protein: protein MIIIPMAGLSSRFFKAGFKQPKYMLEAHGCTLFAHAINSFKDYFSSEHFLFIVRDVQDTPQFVAQQATSLGIVSYEIKILNEETRGQAETVYLGSQHCNDHEPITIFNIDTFRPGFNYPASMDQWDGYLEVFSGEGDNWSYARPVSSKTTKVIETAEKRRISDLCCTGLYQFSSLKDYRDSYLHYLSLPAEQWDKGELYVAPLYNYLIQRNKNIHYHLIDRNEVIFCGVPDEYYEFLEQK, encoded by the coding sequence ATGATCATAATTCCAATGGCGGGGCTGAGTTCTCGTTTCTTTAAAGCTGGTTTTAAGCAGCCTAAATACATGCTTGAAGCACATGGTTGTACATTATTCGCTCACGCAATCAACAGTTTTAAAGACTACTTCTCTTCCGAGCATTTCCTATTTATTGTTCGTGATGTTCAGGACACTCCTCAGTTTGTGGCTCAGCAGGCAACCTCTCTAGGTATAGTGTCTTATGAAATTAAGATTTTGAACGAGGAAACGAGGGGCCAAGCAGAGACAGTATATTTAGGAAGTCAACACTGTAATGATCATGAACCTATCACCATTTTTAATATTGATACTTTTAGACCCGGCTTTAACTATCCGGCTTCGATGGATCAATGGGATGGCTATCTAGAGGTTTTTTCAGGTGAAGGGGATAATTGGTCTTATGCTCGCCCTGTATCCAGTAAAACTACCAAGGTCATTGAAACCGCAGAAAAAAGACGTATTTCTGATTTGTGCTGCACAGGGCTATACCAGTTTTCGTCACTGAAAGACTATCGTGATAGTTACCTTCACTATCTATCTTTGCCTGCAGAGCAATGGGATAAGGGAGAACTCTATGTGGCTCCTCTTTATAACTATTTGATTCAGAGAAACAAGAATATCCATTACCACTTAATAGACCGCAACGAGGTTATCTTTTGTGGTGTTCCTGATGAATACTACGAGTTTTTAGAGCAAAAATAG